A single genomic interval of Terriglobales bacterium harbors:
- a CDS encoding OmpH family outer membrane protein, which produces MTRKIVSTLSVAALLSAGAVAQTAAAATNAAPSTSTNSVIAGPNKVAIVNIQAAIANTNEGQRDLDALQKKFEPKQIELKSLSDEVDNLKKQLAAQTDKLNDDERSKRVQAIESKQKILQRNLEDAQNEYQTQSNEIAQRIGGKLMQSLDNYAKQNGYAVVIDVSSQQSPVLWAAPSVDITKPVIDAYNTVSGVAAPAPKAATSTPPASNPVPHRTTPLPAAPKPASTGTTPK; this is translated from the coding sequence ATGACACGCAAGATTGTTTCAACCCTCTCGGTCGCGGCCCTGCTTTCAGCCGGAGCTGTGGCGCAAACCGCGGCAGCCGCAACCAACGCAGCCCCTTCCACCAGCACGAATTCCGTGATTGCCGGCCCTAATAAGGTAGCGATCGTCAACATCCAGGCCGCAATTGCTAACACCAACGAAGGCCAGCGTGATCTGGATGCTCTGCAGAAGAAGTTCGAGCCCAAGCAGATCGAGCTCAAGAGCCTGAGCGACGAAGTCGACAACCTGAAGAAACAGCTCGCTGCGCAGACCGACAAGCTGAACGACGATGAGCGCAGCAAGCGTGTGCAAGCCATTGAATCCAAGCAGAAGATTCTGCAGCGCAACCTCGAAGACGCGCAGAATGAATACCAGACGCAATCGAATGAGATCGCGCAGCGTATCGGCGGCAAGCTTATGCAGTCGCTCGATAACTACGCCAAACAGAACGGCTATGCAGTTGTGATCGACGTCTCGTCGCAGCAGAGCCCGGTGCTGTGGGCGGCGCCGTCAGTGGATATCACCAAGCCAGTCATCGACGCCTATAACACTGTCTCCGGCGTTGCGGCTCCTGCGCCGAAGGCAGCGACATCAACGCCGCCTGCCAGTAACCCGGTTCCGCACCGCACGACTCCGCTCCCCGCTGCGCCTAAGCCGGCTTCGACCGGCACGACACCAAAATAG
- a CDS encoding cold-shock protein has translation MEQGTVKWFNDAKGYGFISRQNGEDVFVHFSAIQANGFRSLKEGQPVQFTVVKGPKGWQAESVQPL, from the coding sequence ATGGAACAAGGCACAGTAAAGTGGTTCAACGACGCGAAGGGGTACGGATTCATCAGCCGCCAAAACGGTGAAGATGTCTTCGTGCACTTTTCGGCAATTCAGGCCAACGGTTTCCGCAGCCTGAAAGAAGGTCAGCCGGTGCAGTTTACCGTCGTAAAGGGACCCAAAGGTTGGCAGGCAGAGAGCGTCCAACCGCTCTAA
- the rpmE gene encoding 50S ribosomal protein L31 has translation MKEKIHPAYNEIRVMCACGNSFTTRSTHKGDIHLEICSNCHPFFTGKQKLVDTAGRVERFRRKYAKAGEAAKTGTK, from the coding sequence GTGAAGGAAAAGATTCATCCCGCATACAACGAAATCCGCGTAATGTGCGCTTGCGGGAACTCATTTACCACCCGATCCACGCATAAGGGCGATATCCACCTGGAAATCTGCTCGAATTGCCACCCGTTTTTCACCGGCAAACAGAAGCTGGTCGACACCGCTGGACGCGTCGAACGGTTCCGCCGCAAGTACGCAAAAGCCGGCGAAGCGGCCAAAACGGGCACCAAATAG
- a CDS encoding tRNA-dihydrouridine synthase: MRKGWDNPHSHTMPEDVCVPSEVQIGNVRVAPATVLAPMAGVTDTVFRRFIRNASVFSRPKSPQNPPSAQQSKALQANFEAPLRSFEAQQHNFGAPQHHSGAQIEALELNFEAPERQSGARIEAPERDFEAQVAAEISNFQSGCGLIMTEFTSADGLARCRESRRKRYLTFYEDEHPISAQLFGSDPNVVADAARVVEDLGFDLVDLNLGCPAKRVVKCNGGSGLLRDLPHIQRIFEAVRAAVKIPFTVKFRMGWSDAEIVCVELAKLAENCGLNGVALHARTREQGYSGNARWEYIGAVKNAVSIPVMGNGDIRSPEDAATMIAQTGCDAVMIGRTAPSNPWIFRQIAEYTASKQATGVGTYTQPTEEDRYQMIHTYFAMLIEEELPEAVGKMKQFASWFTHGVTNGSHLRKAVYEAKSANEVLSRVDEFFEKHLAAEAVS; encoded by the coding sequence ATGCGCAAAGGTTGGGACAATCCGCACTCGCACACCATGCCTGAGGACGTTTGTGTCCCTTCCGAGGTGCAGATTGGCAACGTTCGCGTCGCGCCAGCCACGGTTCTAGCGCCAATGGCGGGCGTTACCGACACGGTCTTCCGCCGCTTTATCCGCAATGCCAGCGTGTTTTCACGGCCTAAGAGCCCACAAAATCCGCCTTCGGCGCAGCAATCAAAGGCTTTGCAGGCAAACTTTGAGGCTCCATTGCGCAGTTTTGAGGCACAACAGCACAATTTTGGGGCGCCCCAGCACCATTCGGGAGCACAAATTGAGGCTCTGGAACTCAATTTTGAGGCACCAGAGCGCCAGTCCGGAGCAAGAATCGAGGCTCCAGAACGCGATTTTGAGGCGCAAGTCGCCGCAGAAATCTCCAACTTCCAATCCGGCTGCGGACTCATCATGACCGAGTTCACCTCCGCCGACGGACTAGCGCGCTGCCGCGAATCCCGCCGCAAGCGCTACCTGACCTTCTATGAGGACGAGCATCCAATCTCCGCCCAGCTCTTCGGCTCCGACCCAAACGTCGTCGCTGACGCCGCCCGCGTGGTCGAAGACCTCGGCTTCGATCTGGTCGATCTCAACCTCGGATGCCCCGCCAAGCGCGTCGTGAAGTGCAACGGCGGATCAGGACTGCTGCGCGATCTTCCGCATATTCAACGTATCTTCGAAGCTGTCCGCGCCGCCGTGAAGATTCCCTTCACGGTCAAGTTCCGCATGGGATGGTCCGACGCCGAGATCGTCTGCGTCGAACTAGCCAAGCTAGCCGAAAACTGCGGACTCAACGGAGTCGCCCTGCACGCCCGCACCCGCGAGCAAGGCTACAGCGGCAACGCCCGCTGGGAGTACATCGGCGCAGTCAAGAACGCGGTGAGTATTCCCGTAATGGGCAATGGCGATATCCGCAGCCCCGAAGACGCCGCCACCATGATCGCCCAAACCGGATGCGATGCAGTAATGATCGGCCGCACCGCGCCCTCGAACCCCTGGATCTTCCGCCAGATCGCCGAGTACACCGCCTCAAAGCAGGCCACCGGAGTAGGCACTTACACGCAGCCGACCGAAGAAGATCGCTATCAAATGATTCACACGTACTTCGCCATGCTGATCGAAGAAGAGCTACCCGAGGCGGTCGGCAAGATGAAGCAGTTCGCCTCGTGGTTCACGCACGGAGTAACCAACGGCAGTCATCTGCGCAAAGCCGTGTATGAGGCGAAGTCAGCGAACGAAGTGCTCTCCCGCGTGGACGAATTTTTCGAGAAGCATCTCGCGGCCGAGGCGGTTTCTTAA
- a CDS encoding biopolymer transporter ExbD encodes MQKGISVQLPVTSNAVSVLKADKEDALVVTVRHDGSVHLGVNPISTTELPAKLKTALSNRAEKTVYIKADARTPYASVVRVLDFLHTAGVEGVTLLTAQQDAEEPDMTATPRSFFTDESGVIRFTQENRAATAQDPPLQ; translated from the coding sequence ATGCAAAAGGGGATCAGCGTACAGTTGCCGGTCACGAGTAATGCAGTATCGGTCCTGAAAGCGGATAAAGAGGATGCGCTCGTCGTGACGGTCAGGCATGACGGCAGCGTGCACCTCGGAGTAAATCCGATCAGTACGACTGAACTGCCGGCGAAGTTGAAGACGGCCCTGTCCAACCGGGCAGAGAAGACCGTCTACATCAAGGCAGACGCGCGCACTCCTTACGCGAGCGTGGTAAGAGTTCTAGATTTCCTGCACACAGCAGGCGTCGAAGGAGTGACGCTGCTGACAGCCCAGCAAGACGCGGAGGAACCGGACATGACCGCAACTCCGCGAAGCTTCTTCACGGACGAAAGTGGCGTAATCCGTTTCACACAGGAGAACCGGGCAGCGACGGCTCAGGATCCGCCATTGCAGTAG